The nucleotide window ATACTCATCGGCCAGATCATGTCATAACCGATATGAGGACCTCCAATACCTTCTCCTGCTTTTCCTTTAAAGAAATAAGGATTATCAAGACTCCAAATAAATTTACGGGTGTTCTGGTAAATTTTATCGTTAACTGCAACAGTACCCAGATAAGGCAGGGCCAGTAAACTCGGAACATTGGCATCATCCATAAACAAACGATTGCCAAAGCCATCTACTTCGAAAGCGTAAATTTTTCCATATGTGAGGTGTTCGGTAACGGCATATTTTTCTATGGCTTTTTGTACTTCACCGGCAAGTGTATCGCAGGTTTTTGCAAAATCCTTATCCATAGTTACTTTTGTAGATATCTCGGACATTTGCTTCAGTGAAGTTACTGCAAAAAGATTGGATGGTATAAGAAACCCGTATGTGGTGGCATCATCGGACGGGCGGAAAGATGAAACGATCAGACCGACCGGTTTTACAGGATTACCAAAGCCATTATTGGATAATGTATCTAGTTGTCTTTCTGTTTTCCTTTGGAATACATAGGGACCTACACCATCTTTTCGTTGCTGTTCTTTGAATGTCCGAATGATCAGTCCGGCTGCTTTTTTCCAGTCAGCATCAAATACGGAACTGTCTCCGGTAATTTTCCAGTAATGGTATGCCAATCGTACCGTATAGCAAAGTGAGTCGATCTCCCATTTCCGTTCGTGTAATTCGGGTTTCATCTGGGTTTTGTCGGACAACCATTCGCTGTCCCCGGGTCCGTCGTTGAACGCATTTGCATAGGGGTCGATCAGGATTAATTTAGTTTGCCGGTTGATGACCCCTGCGATCAATTGCTTCAGCGGTTCATCATTTTTACATAGTTGAAGGTAAGGCCATACCTGGGCGCTGGAATCCCTTAACCACATGGCATGGATATCACCCGTATATACAAATGTGTCGGGTTTATTATTGATCATCCTGAAATTGACAGTAGTATCCAACGTATTGGGCAGACAATTTTCGAACATCCATGCCAGTTTCGGATCTTTGATCTGCTTTTTGATCCTTACAATGGTCTCTTCCACGGCTTTGGATGTAAAATGACGTTCGGATAGCGGAGGACGATTTGAAACAAAGTTGTTTGTTATGTTTTTATTTACACCATATTGGCTCATTGAAAAAACGTGATTACCAACCGCCAATGCGGCTAATCCTAATCCTCCCTTTTTGATAAAATTCCTGCGAGTGGTCATAATATTAATATGTTAATTGTTAAAATTTTTTTAATTTTTGAAAATAGATATATTGATGGTGAACAATTTCTCAAAAAGATACTTATAATATAACAAGCACAAATATAGCATCAAATTCCGATTACAGAAGTATGATCCGGATAATAAAAGTGCTGTTGACGCGGATTATACAGTAATCTATCTATATTTTTAGTAATTTTGTAGACTTAAACCTGAATTTAATATATCATAGTTCACATGAAAACTTATTCTGTCGCGGCTTTTGTTTTGTTATCGCTGATAGCTGCTACATTCGGATTTTGCGCCTTTTCACCTCATCATACGGATCAAGCTGCCAAGGATACTATCATACATTATATTACCACTCCTTTTATGCCGGAAAAAATGGAATTTGCCGGTGAACAGGTTCCGCTTCATCATATTGACGTACGGGAAAGTATGGAGCGGGAATTAATTGTGAACATGAATTTTCATTCCAGCACGGTTCAATATCTTAAAAAGATCACCCGTTTTTTTCCTGTCATAGAGCCGATATTGGCGGAAAACGGGATTCCTGACGATTTTAAGTATTTATCACTGATTGAGAGTGATTTCATGAATAAGGTATCTCCTAAGGGAGCAACGGGATTCTGGCAGTTCATGAAAGGGGCTGCCCTTGATTACGGATTGGAGGTCAACAGTGAAGTGGATGAACGTTATCATTTAGAAAAGGCAACCGTAGCTGCTTGTAAATATCTGAACGACGCCTATAAGATTTTTGATAGCTGGACCATGGCAGCGGCTTCCTACAATATGGGAAAAGCCGGATTGAGCAGGCAGGTCAAACGTCAGCAGTCTGATTATTATTATGATCTATTGCTGAATGACGAGACAATGCGGTATGTATACCGCATAATTGCCGTAAAAACCATATTGAATGATCCGTTAAAGTATGGATTTAAGGTGCTGAATAGTGAAAAATACGGGAGTATTCCTTATACGGAAGTTGAAGTGAAAACAAGTATTCCCGATTGGGCTGACTTTGCATTCAAGTACCAGACCAATTATAAGATTTTAAAATTGTTGAATCCCTGGTTGCGGGATAATAAACTGACAAATGCTTCCCGGAAAAAATATATGATAAAAATTCCGGCTGAAGGATTCAGGGGGGATTTGCAGCATCGTATTGATGAAGAGGAAGCAGAATCCATCGAAAAGGAAAGTGAAAAAGTACATAAGAGAGATGTCCAAAATTAAAAAATTATATATTTTCTACAGTCGGGTTTATTTTTGGTATGACTTTTGTTCTTTATGTAATAAAGAAAATATAACGGAGTTTGTACAACGCAAAAGTAAAATCCGTACCGTAGAGACAAAACAAAATCTTTAATTAAAAAACAATTTATTCGTTGAATGTCAATTTTATGTGTACATTTGCACACAATTTTTAACTTAATTATAATTTAATAATTTAATTTTCAGAAAGAAACAATTTATGGATAACAGAAACGATTGGAAGCGTGCATCTGGACCAGGAGCATCTTCGCGTTCGGAAAAGTATGGAAATGAGCGTCGAGGCATCCGAGATGGAAAAAACAGCTCACCAAGAATGTATGAGGGCAACTCTTACAACAAGTCTGATAACTATGGTAATCGTATCCAGGATACAGACTATAATTATGAGAGAGGAGGGAGCAGTGGTTATGATTCGGGGTATATTGATCTGAACAGTGCTGTGGATTCAGTACC belongs to Bacteroidales bacterium and includes:
- a CDS encoding glycoside hydrolase family 125 protein — encoded protein: MTTRRNFIKKGGLGLAALAVGNHVFSMSQYGVNKNITNNFVSNRPPLSERHFTSKAVEETIVRIKKQIKDPKLAWMFENCLPNTLDTTVNFRMINNKPDTFVYTGDIHAMWLRDSSAQVWPYLQLCKNDEPLKQLIAGVINRQTKLILIDPYANAFNDGPGDSEWLSDKTQMKPELHERKWEIDSLCYTVRLAYHYWKITGDSSVFDADWKKAAGLIIRTFKEQQRKDGVGPYVFQRKTERQLDTLSNNGFGNPVKPVGLIVSSFRPSDDATTYGFLIPSNLFAVTSLKQMSEISTKVTMDKDFAKTCDTLAGEVQKAIEKYAVTEHLTYGKIYAFEVDGFGNRLFMDDANVPSLLALPYLGTVAVNDKIYQNTRKFIWSLDNPYFFKGKAGEGIGGPHIGYDMIWPMSIIMKAMTSSNDAEIKDCIRMLRDTDADTGFMHESFNKDNPADFTRKWFAWVNTLFGELIMKLEKEGKIGLLNNLS
- a CDS encoding lytic transglycosylase domain-containing protein, whose product is MKTYSVAAFVLLSLIAATFGFCAFSPHHTDQAAKDTIIHYITTPFMPEKMEFAGEQVPLHHIDVRESMERELIVNMNFHSSTVQYLKKITRFFPVIEPILAENGIPDDFKYLSLIESDFMNKVSPKGATGFWQFMKGAALDYGLEVNSEVDERYHLEKATVAACKYLNDAYKIFDSWTMAAASYNMGKAGLSRQVKRQQSDYYYDLLLNDETMRYVYRIIAVKTILNDPLKYGFKVLNSEKYGSIPYTEVEVKTSIPDWADFAFKYQTNYKILKLLNPWLRDNKLTNASRKKYMIKIPAEGFRGDLQHRIDEEEAESIEKESEKVHKRDVQN